The sequence below is a genomic window from Polaribacter vadi.
GTGTAGTACCAGCAATATCATTATCTATGGTTCCAGGAATTCCCATGATTGGGAAACCGAATTCTTTATTAAAAATCAAAGCACCTGTAAAAGTTCCATCTCCACCAATAACAACCAAAGCATCTATATTTGCTGCTTTTAAGGCATCATAAGCTTTTTGTCTTCCTTCTTTGGTCATAAATTGTTTAGACCTCGCAGACTTTAAAAAAGTACCTCCTTTGTTAATAATCCCTTTTACACTACGTGCATTTAATTCGATAAAATCGCCTTCTATCATCCCTTCATAACCTCTGTAAATTCCTGCACATTCTATTTTATAATATGCACAAGTTCTTACAACAGATCTTATTGCTGCGTTCATTCCTGGGGAATCTCCTCCAGAAGTCATTACGCCTATTTTTTTAATTTTCTCCATATATTATGATGTAAAAATAAATCTTTTAAGTGGTTTAAAATAATTAAATTACGAAATCGATATAGCCTTTAACCCCTTAATTTTAAAAGGAAAAATACAAATTTAAGTACGAAAACCATTTCGTTTTTAGTGAATATACTGTTAAAAATTAAAGGTTCTAATTTCCTTCAAAATTTATTAAAGAGTTTACTTTTGATATCAAAGAATCCTTTTCCTCGTTTTTTTTCTCCTTATTTTTTGCCTCTTTGATTTTCGCCTCTTTCTTTAGGCCAATTCTTGTAAGTAAGCCAGATAAAGTATTAAAGTTTACTTGATAAGATAAACCAACTCCTTGCGTGTAACCTTCTTCTTGTTGTGAGTATTGAATTTCGTTTTGTCTGTTAAAAATTATGCCTCTAAAATTTCCTTCGGTATTTAAAAGAATTTCAACTTTAACTTCACCAACAACACTCGATTGTGTTTGTGCACCCACAGGAACACCAACTTTTCCATTTATAATAACTCGATCACTAACTTGTGTGCTTACAGAAACATCTACTTGATTATCGATATTTAAACGATCTATATCATTTCCTCTTTCTCCTTGTTGATAATCTAACCCCAATTGAAACTTACTATCTGGATTGTTTAATAAATTAGAAAAAGCGCCTGCAAGTGCACTTGAAGCAGTTCCTGTTAAAGTATTATTCACATCAAAATCTACTTTATCTGGATTTCTAAATGTATTAAATGCTAATAAGGATATAAATTGAGTGGTTTTCTCGTTCACATTATTATCATTTAAAACAAACTCTAACTCACTTGCAATTGTTGGATCTACATTTGTAAGCTGAATATCTAACTCCTGTTTTGAGTTAAATAAATCTCCTGTAATTCTTGTTACCAAATCTATTTCCTCTCTTCTATTTGAGTTAAAATTTTGTAATAAAACTCCTGGATTAGCTTTTGCTTTGTAAATGGCAGTAACATCTAAATTTGCTTCATAAGGATTTCCAATCCAAGAAACTGTTCCTCCTTTTTGTATTATAAAAGGTTTATTAATAATGCCTCCATATTTAAAATCGTATACCCCAGTATCAATTCTGTAATCTCCATACATATTAAATTTACCTCTTGTATCAATTCTAATTTGTAAGTTTCCAGCTCCTCTTCCTGTTAATTGGCTTCCGTTTACTTCATCAATTACAACTTGTGCTTCTGCATCTTTAGTAACTTCTAAATCGATGTTTAATGTTAATCCTTTTAAAGCTTCTTGTGCTAATTCTCTTTGCTTATCTTCTACTTTTATTTTATCAGATTTAAAATAGATTAAACGAAAACTATCTACAGTTTCCACATCTTTTAAAGGTACAACAAATTTTGTTCTAGGATTTGTTGTGGCATTAATATCGATGGTTAATTGATCTGTTAAACCCGAAATTGCAACAGAACCTTTCATAAATGCAGTTCCATAATAGGTAGCTTCTTCTGTATTTTTTGTATCTAATGCCACCAAATTTTCGGTATCGATTTCTAAATCTAAAAACCATTGTTCAAAATTTTGATGCGTAATATTTCCAAACAATCTTCCTGTAGAATTGTATTTAGTATCTACTAATTTGATATCTTCTAAAATAAAAGATTGTTGCTCTAGAGAAATGATGGATTCTCCCTCAAAATCAAAATCTACATTTAAATAAGGGAATTTTAAACCTGCATTTTTCAATCTTAAAACACCTTCCATATCTGGGTTTCTTAGAAAACCTCTCAAAAAGAAATCACCAGAAACACTACCTCTTAAAGACGAAATTACATCTTGCCCTAAAGGACTAAATGCTTGCAAATTATAATCTTCTAAATAAACGCCAATATCTATAATCGGTCGTTTATTTGAAAAATCTAAAACACCAGTTGCTGCAATACTTTTTACATTTTCATTATTGATTGATAAATCTACATTGTATTTTTCGTAGGAATTATCTCCTGCAATATTTATGGCTAATTCTCCTTGTTTAAAGTTGTTAACTTCAAAATTACTGATAATTAAATTAGCTTCTGGACTATAAACAGTTCCTTTTTGAACAAAATCTACATTCCCAGAAACCCTGCCTTTTAAAGCCAAACTATCTATTTCTGGTAAAAAACTTTGTAGTTTAACTTTGGTTAAATTTGCAAGTAGCATTTTTTCGCTATCTCCTTTTAAACTTCCTTTAAATTCAATTTTTTGCTGACCAGATATTAGTTTAAACTGACTAAAATCAAACTCATTGTTTTTTAAATCGAAGGTAATTTTATCTGTATATTCTTCATCAGGATTAATACTCCATGCAGTATTTTTTATGACGAAAGTAGATTTTTCAAAACCTAAAACATTTTTATTTTCTTTATTGATGGTATAATAGAAATCTAAATTAAAATTCTCATTGTTTTGTAAACCTCCATCAAATTCCGATTTAAAATAAAGCGTATCATTTTCTGTTCTATTTAAAAGATTTAGTTTAGAAATATTATAGAATTTAGTATTTACTTCTGCAGCTGTTAAATGAGAATTATACAGTGGATTTTGATTATCTGTCCTCAATAAAATTTCTTTAAACTCATTGCCATAAGCATCTATTCTTGGTGATGAAAATGTAAACCTAAGTTGATTTTTGTTAGACTCTATCTTGCCTTTCAATTTGGTGTTATCATCAATATAAATATCAGGAAAAAATACATTTACAATTTGATTATATACTGTAAAATTAAAATCTAAAAACTGGTTTGGAGCAACTTCATAAGGTTGATAATTGGTATAAATACTTCCTAACGCATTTTGTGCAACTTTAGCAACTTCAGAAAACGTAAACTTACCAGTTACATACCCTTTTGCAATATCTTCTGATTCTAAATCGATTCTCTTAATACTATCTTTTACCGAAGATGAAACCGTAAATTGTTTAAAACTAAATTCCTGTTTTTGATTGGTATAAAAAACATCTTTAAAAATGGCGTTTCCAACAATATCATCAAGTGTGTTACCTTCAATATCTAACTCAAAAGAACCTTTTAAATGAGCAATACTATCTCTTGTAAATAGG
It includes:
- a CDS encoding translocation/assembly module TamB domain-containing protein; translated protein: MSIVLSIPAVQTKIGKHYTDKINEDFGTNLSIKKIDLSFLGSVNLKGVEIKDHHKDTMIYVEKLTTSIINAKRILDKEVFLNDIYLDGAYYYMKTYKGEEDDNMGVFIDSFDDGSPKDSLNPFILKTSNVYVNNLNFRLTNANKADSVNYAAKNAGGNLQDLSIVGSNFSSNIRGLYFNDKYGLDVTNLTTDFSYSETAMHFKNTTLQTENTNIKADIDFLYKKEDLSDFNNKVQIKARFNESEVAVQDVKNFYNELSGNDILSLEGNLNGTINNFELKNLISSSEKGLKIQGDLFFVNAVSRERGFVFEGDLANLTATYRELKNILPNVLGNNLPTEFGKLGKFNLNGQVKVTPDQIQTNITVNSVIGTLKTDLQIANIENIDYAKYDGKIQLKNFNIGNFFNDPLFGKISLKGDVNGSGFKLENISTSFIGKVSEFQFKEYSYKNIDANGQYQNNKFDGELTIDDENFKMKFNGLADLSSEVYEFDFKSDIDYLNLKETNLFTRDSIAHLKGSFELDIEGNTLDDIVGNAIFKDVFYTNQKQEFSFKQFTVSSSVKDSIKRIDLESEDIAKGYVTGKFTFSEVAKVAQNALGSIYTNYQPYEVAPNQFLDFNFTVYNQIVNVFFPDIYIDDNTKLKGKIESNKNQLRFTFSSPRIDAYGNEFKEILLRTDNQNPLYNSHLTAAEVNTKFYNISKLNLLNRTENDTLYFKSEFDGGLQNNENFNLDFYYTINKENKNVLGFEKSTFVIKNTAWSINPDEEYTDKITFDLKNNEFDFSQFKLISGQQKIEFKGSLKGDSEKMLLANLTKVKLQSFLPEIDSLALKGRVSGNVDFVQKGTVYSPEANLIISNFEVNNFKQGELAINIAGDNSYEKYNVDLSINNENVKSIAATGVLDFSNKRPIIDIGVYLEDYNLQAFSPLGQDVISSLRGSVSGDFFLRGFLRNPDMEGVLRLKNAGLKFPYLNVDFDFEGESIISLEQQSFILEDIKLVDTKYNSTGRLFGNITHQNFEQWFLDLEIDTENLVALDTKNTEEATYYGTAFMKGSVAISGLTDQLTIDINATTNPRTKFVVPLKDVETVDSFRLIYFKSDKIKVEDKQRELAQEALKGLTLNIDLEVTKDAEAQVVIDEVNGSQLTGRGAGNLQIRIDTRGKFNMYGDYRIDTGVYDFKYGGIINKPFIIQKGGTVSWIGNPYEANLDVTAIYKAKANPGVLLQNFNSNRREEIDLVTRITGDLFNSKQELDIQLTNVDPTIASELEFVLNDNNVNEKTTQFISLLAFNTFRNPDKVDFDVNNTLTGTASSALAGAFSNLLNNPDSKFQLGLDYQQGERGNDIDRLNIDNQVDVSVSTQVSDRVIINGKVGVPVGAQTQSSVVGEVKVEILLNTEGNFRGIIFNRQNEIQYSQQEEGYTQGVGLSYQVNFNTLSGLLTRIGLKKEAKIKEAKNKEKKNEEKDSLISKVNSLINFEGN